The Solanum dulcamara chromosome 2, daSolDulc1.2, whole genome shotgun sequence region CTATCACTTAACCATGATTAATTAATGCATATTTCTTGTAAGAAAAAGTGAAATTTACATGGCCAAAATATGTGTTACCTTGGAATTTGAGTCAACACAACCCTTAAAAAGAGCAAGAATTTCAGACCCATTGCCTCTAACAACACTAGGCTTTAGATCAAATAGCTCCAAACACGCCTTTAACCGGAAACTTGACCCACCAGCAGCTACAGGATCAAGCACCCAAGGCTTTTTCGATTGATTCGCCACCTGTGCCGCCAATTTCATACCCGGTAGCCAGTCAGGAGTGAGAGTTCCGGCATTTATGCAAACTCCAAGGGCTTTTGGAGTAAATTCAAGGATTTCATCAACGGAATGAATCATCGCCGGCGATCCGCCGGCGGATAACAGAATATTGGCCATGAAATCCATTGAAACGAAATTGGTTATACATTGAACTAATGGCGATTTTTGACGAACTAATTCGAGATGTGTCCATGCTTGTTTAGGCCAATCTAAAGGAATTTGCTTAGCTCCTTTTTGGAATTGAATAGTGTTGGTAACTTTGTCTTCTTCCTCCATTGATGTTTTTCCTCTGTGTTCTGATGTATGAGTGCAGCTGATATCTATTTGTTTCATGAATATAAAGGTTAGGATAAACTTTTTCTTGGTGTGGTTGGTGTCACCTCCCGTGCATGTGCCTTTGTGGATGTTTATTCGCCCATTTTGTGTTATATAATATTAGACGTCAATATTTATAAGTGACCGTTTCGAGAAATTTATaagttataaaaaataataataaaagaataatgtaATAACTGAGGATGTTATTTATTATACGTGCCTTCATGAAAGGAAGAATCAAAGATCTCCGCCATCGCCGGCACGTGTAACAATTTCCAACAAAATGCACAACCACCACCTTCAACCGCCGACAACTACTGTTTCCTCCACCGCCGGCGCCGGTTCCGGCAGTAAGAACAGTAGCAGTAGCATTTGCCGGATTACCTTTTCGACACCCTTTATCCTCCTTATCACCGCCATATTCTCACTTCTCCTTATACTTTCCCTTTCCTTTTCCCCTTCTACTATCCCTCTTCCTCCCCATCCCAATCCTTCCCTTTTCCCCAATTTTCACAACTATCTCAACTCCCCATCAAACccaaatgaccaaaatacccttccaCCCACtccaccttcaattgcctaccTCATCTCTGGATCCACTAAAGACTCTTCAAGAATCCTCCGTTTGTTGTTTGCTGTATACCATCCAAGAAGCCAGTATTTACTTCATCTTGATAGAAAAGCTACAAAGAAGGAACGTGATAATTTGGCACTTGCTGTTCAGTCTGTGCCGGTTTTTAAAGCTGCACAGAATGTAAATGTTATTGGGAAAGCTGATTTTCGATACTCAATTGGGTCTTCTGCATTGTCTGCTACACTTCATGGGGCTTCCATTCTTTTGCGACTTTCCAGTTCTTGGGATTGGTTTATTAATCTCTCAGCTGCTGATTATCCACTCGTCACTCAAGATGGTATGAAATGAAAAGATTTAGCTTTTATTTGTGATCATTTTcgaattttcttttcttagcTACTTTTTGGGCTTTTTGAGTGTCAAATCCCATGTTTTGTGAGTTTACACTTTAGTATCTCAATTGAAATCTTATCAAAGACTGATTTTTCTTCTGCGGGAAGTCAAAAAACTATCTTTAAAATAACCTTGGGGGACATAGTTACCGCCTGTGCTTGTGGGAGGTGGTAGGTACCTTCGGACACCACGGTTATAACAAAAAAGAGTTATCTTTAAAATGATCATTGATCACCTTTGCCGTGAAGGGATTATTCGTGCACTTGATGCAATTTGTTTCTTTGAGAAGTTATGTTGGAAATTGTATACATTCATTGATATTGGtaactttttttataaatagtaataatgtACAACAATAACGACGTACCcagtgtaatctcacaagtggaATATGAGGAGAGTAgtgtgtacgcagaccttacccctaccttgggtGGTAGATATGTTGTTTTTGATAGACGCTCGGCTCAAGAAAAAGATATAACAAAGCAGTCCGGGAAAAGGAATACCAGAAGTGAAGAAGCCACGACAAAATACTAAAGATAGCATGACAAAGCATTTTGAAATAGAAGTTTAACAAATAACAGATACTAATAGAAATTATAAATAGAAATGTCTTGCCTGAAAAAGTTTATTGGTATTTGGGCTGGATTACTGTTAGATTTTAGATCAATAAATCTGTGTAGTTGAAAACATATCTCCTTATATCCAGCTATCTCTTTGGTGTTGAGTGAGTGATAACTGATGATTTGTAATGCAAATTCTTGTCATTGAACTGTAACATTTGTGTGTTTGGATTGGTTGCGCTAGACAATCCTTAAATCATTTCTCCTTGCTTTCTCTTTGGTGATGGGCGATGACTTATGAGTCCTGTGGTGCAAATTCTTGTTGATTTTCAGATCTTCTACACATTTTATCATATCTACCCAAGGATCTTAATTTTGTCAACCACTCGAGCTACATTGGTTGGAGAGAGTATGACCATATCCTTCTCCCGTTATTATTTTCTATATGTACTAAAGGATATGAACATGTGGATAGCATGTGCTTACTACTATTTTGTATTCTGTAGGTCAAAGAAGTTGAAACCAATAGTTGTGGATCCAGGGCTCTATCTTGCAGAGGAAAGTGAAGTATATTATGCCACTCAAAAACGGGAACTGCCAGATGCTTATCGATTATTCACAGGTGAGGATGCCGTCTATTGTTTTATCTGCTTTGTGTGAATAACTCTTCTGCTCTTGTTTTCCTGTGATTGAGAAAAATACTTTCTTGATACAGAATGACAACTATAACACTGAGAACAAGAAACTCTTTTTATATTAAAGAGAAAGGAGTAAGGATTAAactagaaaataaaattaaaacagaAACATTATGCAGTATGAGAATTCCATTCATTGATGATTGTTATAACATTCCGAAGCAAGGGAAACTGTCTTCTCTGTAATGTTTGCAGTAAACACGATCGTGTTTCTCTCCAGCCAAAATCACCAAGATGTCTCCAATGAAATGAAACAGATAGCAGAATCCTCATTGATCCATAACTTAGAAAGTATTTGAGGGAAAGAAACAGGCATAATATATCCCTAAACCTCCATGAACTTTCTCCACAATTTAATGCAGAAATGCAATGCAAAA contains the following coding sequences:
- the LOC129880944 gene encoding beta-glucuronosyltransferase GlcAT14A-like is translated as MHNHHLQPPTTTVSSTAGAGSGSKNSSSSICRITFSTPFILLITAIFSLLLILSLSFSPSTIPLPPHPNPSLFPNFHNYLNSPSNPNDQNTLPPTPPSIAYLISGSTKDSSRILRLLFAVYHPRSQYLLHLDRKATKKERDNLALAVQSVPVFKAAQNVNVIGKADFRYSIGSSALSATLHGASILLRLSSSWDWFINLSAADYPLVTQDDLLHILSYLPKDLNFVNHSSYIGWRESKKLKPIVVDPGLYLAEESEVYYATQKRELPDAYRLFTGSSSAILSRKFTEFCILGSDNLPRTLLMYLSNSPSSESVYFPTILCNSRKFNGTTINHNMQYASFNSRSQARRLNSSDFNDLVMSGAAFASPFKAGDPVLDKIDRELLHHNRDEPVPGGWCLGDTETNKCTVWGDAEIIRPGFGAKRLEKHFLELFSNGSYLSDQCQYEKSSSS
- the LOC129880945 gene encoding hydroxyethylthiazole kinase translates to MKQIDISCTHTSEHRGKTSMEEEDKVTNTIQFQKGAKQIPLDWPKQAWTHLELVRQKSPLVQCITNFVSMDFMANILLSAGGSPAMIHSVDEILEFTPKALGVCINAGTLTPDWLPGMKLAAQVANQSKKPWVLDPVAAGGSSFRLKACLELFDLKPSVVRGNGSEILALFKGCVDSNSKGVDSVHGSSDAVEAAKTLAQQSGSVVAVSGAVDYITDGDRVVCVHNGVPMLQKITASGCSVTALIAAFVAVDPSHAVEATASALAIFGVASEIGMDMARGPASLRTLLIDSLYGLDEATALGRVRINHF